The Bos mutus isolate GX-2022 chromosome 12, NWIPB_WYAK_1.1, whole genome shotgun sequence genome includes a window with the following:
- the KPNA3 gene encoding importin subunit alpha-4: MAENPGLENHRIKSFKNKGRDVETMRRHRNEVTVELRKNKRDEHLLKKRNVPQEESLEDSDVDADFKAQNVTLEAILQNATSDNPVVQLSAVQAARKLLSSDRNPPIDDLIKSGILPILVKCLERDDNPSLQFEAAWALTNIASGTSAQTQAVVQSNAVPLFLRLLHSPHQNVCEQAVWALGNIIGDGPQCRDYVISLGVVKPLLSFINPSIPITFLRNVTWVIVNLCRNKDPPPPMETVQEILPALCVLIYHTDINILVDTVWALSYLTDGGNEQIQMVIDSGVVPFLVPLLSHQEVKVQTAALRAVGNIVTGTDEQTQVVLNCDVLSHFPNLLSHPKEKINKEAVWFLSNITAGNQQQVQAVIDAGLIPMIIHQLAKGDFGTQKEAAWAISNLTISGRKDQVEYLVQQNVIPPFCNLLSVKDSQVVQVVLDGLKNILIMAGDEASTIAEIIEECGGLEKIEVLQQHENEDIYKLAFEIIDQYFSGDDIDEDPSLIPEATQGGTYNFDPTANLQTKEFNF; encoded by the exons AACAAAAGAGATGAACacttactgaaaaaaagaaatgttcccCAAGAGGAAAGTTTAGAAGATTCAGATGTTGATGCTGATTTTAAAGCA caaaaTGTAACACTAGAAGCTATATTGCAg AATGCCACAAGTGATAACCCAGTGGTCCAGTTGAGTGCTGTCCAGGCTGCAAG AAAGCTTTTATCCAGTGACAGAAATCCACCAATTGATGACCTAATAAAATCTGGGATTTTACCAATTCTAGTGAAATGTCTAGAAAGGGATGATAA tcCTTCATTACAGTTTGAAGCTGCATGGGCATTAACTAATATAGCATCAGGAACCTCTGCACAGACTCAAGCTGTTGTACAGTCTA atGCCGTACCTCTTTTTCTAAGACTTCTCCATTCACCACATCAGAATGTTTGTGAACAAGCAGTATGGGCTTTGGGAAACATTATAG GTGATGGTCCTCAATGTAGAGATTATGTCATATCACTGGGAGTTGTCAAACCTCTTCTGTCCTTCATCAATCCCTCCATTCCCATCACCTTCCTTCGGAACGTCACATGGGTCATTGTCAATCTCTGCAGGAATAAGGACCCCCCACCGCCTATGGAGACAGTTCAGGAG aTTTTACCAGCTTTATGTGTCCTTATATACCATACAGATATAAAT ATTCTCGTGGACACTGTTTGGGCACTGTCTTACCTGACAGATGGAGGTAATGAACAGATACAGATGGTTATTGATTCAGGGGTTGTGCCGTTCCTCGTGccccttctgagccaccaggaagtgaaAGTTCAA ACAGCAGCACTCAGAGCGGTTGGCAACATAGTGACAGGTACAGACGAACAGACCCAGGTTGTTCTCAACTGCGATGTCCTCTCACACTTCCCAAACCTCTTATCACACCcaaaagagaagataaataag gaAGCAGTGTGGTTCCTTTCCAACATTACAGCAGGCAACCAGCAACAAGTTCAAGCTGTAATAGATGCTGGATTAATTCCTATGATTATTCATCAGCTTGCCAAG GGGGACTTTGGAACACAAAAGGAAGCTGCTTGGGCTATTAGCAACTTGACGATAAGTGGCAGAAAAGATCAA GTTGAATACCTTGTACAGCAGAATGTAATACCACCATTCTGTAATTTATTGTCAGTAAAAGATTCTCAAGTTGTTCAGGTGGTCCTAGATGGTCTGAAAAACATTCTGATAATGGCTGGTGATGAAGCAAGCACAATAGCTGAAATAATAGAAGAATGTGGAG GTTTGGAGAAAATTGAAGTTTTACAGCAACATGAAAATGAAGACATATATAAATTAGCATTTGAAATCATAGATCAGTATTTCTCTGGTGATGAT ATTGATGAAGATCCTAGCCTCATTCCTGAAGCAACCCAAGGAGGTACCTACAACTTTGACCCAACGGCCAACCTTCAAACAAaagaattcaatttttaa